The following are encoded together in the Ooceraea biroi isolate clonal line C1 chromosome 2, Obir_v5.4, whole genome shotgun sequence genome:
- the LOC105283397 gene encoding electrogenic sodium bicarbonate cotransporter 1 isoform X3, whose protein sequence is MELRELWKPWMQPRAGSGGAHAGGTGDDEAPKDPGARITHQSYTEKDYEGHRAHTVYVGVHLPGERRHRRHHKHHHSQRQSYPGGKEDADNDRPRQLLMARRGRLASICDPAGEMIFTPPAQRVQFILGEEVGDDAHESHPLFSEMEELVKDGDEMEWKETARWIKFEEDVEEGGNRWSKPHVATLSLHSLFELRSLLLNGTVMLDMEAASLEQIADLVLDNMVNKEVLPVELREKVREALLVRHRHQHERRKDNNMSKLPIIRSLAEIGRNHSSSKNCDCSCGMHALLTSDLQERREPRDAYVPSVARSSSCPNSNTAPLSKEAKDLKGPYLLVPDEFGIPHVVGFTTWFAMCPLKVEESNSAPAIAGATSQGSAATLNTGRFLAIPGIPGQEPGSNGIDRSPSSVSISRNHSSSALENGDANHRGNTHFMRKIPPGAEASNILVGEVDFLDKTLSVFIRLSQAGIMGDLTEVPVPTRFIFVLLGPTGGISGFHEIGRAMATLMSDEVFHDVAYKAKNRTHLLAGIDEFLDAVTVLPPGEWDPAIRIEPPAAIPSQEVRKRPKEEKPKEEFDEEADEEKLRKESGLERSGKLFGGLINDVKRKAPFYFSDFKDALALQCVASFIFLYFACLSPIITFGGLLSEATGKNMAAMESLVSGFVCGIGYGFFSGQPLTILGSTGPVLVFETIVYEFCKKSEWHYMSFRFWIGMWITVILLILVAFDASACVCYITRFTEENFATLIAFIFIYKAIENVLSIGKKYPVDTHSNEMLSYNCWCKPPNITLPSSYDHVNWTSLDKTTCENHNGTMMGDGCSVTQYVPNVFLMSIILFMGTFLLSVQLKNFKNALFFPSKVRQVVSDFAVIIAIFSMSLMDHFVGIPTPKLEVPSEFKPTLEGRGWIIWPFQYNPWWSAIAAIAPALLGTILIFMDQQITAVIVNRKENKLKKGCGYHLDLFILAILIMICSVMGLPWFVAATVLSINHVNSLKLESECAAPGEKPQFLGVREQRVTHILIFLMIGCSVLLTPMLRNIPMPVLFGVFLYMGVASLKGLQFFDRILIMLMPVKYQPDYMFLRQVPLKRVHVFTVIQLACLTCLWLIKSFSQTSILFPLMLVVMIGIRKLLDFVFTQRELKILDDIMPETSKKHADDLLKLENGEEHTDTTGYGPPENIQISLANGNIMKIPLASINISEEVNKTGIWQQVNEGNEKSKQSKSLINVGKQKKHPKKDNSIADETTRLTTMTEEDEDDSGISIKFLPSSRSQQSVSA, encoded by the exons ACCGTGGATGCAGCCGAGGGCTGGCAGCGGAGGGGCCCACGCGGGTGGGACAGGTGACGATGAGGCCCCGAAGGACCCGGGTGCAAGGATCACTCATCAGTCCTATACGGAGAAGGATTATGAGG GTCACAGGGCGCACACGGTATACGTGGGCGTGCACTTGCCGGGAGAGAGGAGACACCGTCGCCACCATAAGCACCATCATTCACAACGGCAGTCGTATCCCGGCGGTAAGGAGGATGCTGACAACGACAGACCGA GGCAGTTGTTGATGGCGCGCAGGGGTCGTCTCGCTAGCATCTGCGACCCCGCCGGCGAGATGATAT TCACTCCACCAGCCCAGAGGGTGCAGTTCATCCTCGGCGAGGAAGTCGGCGATGACGCCCACGAGTCGCATCCGCTCTTCTCGGAGATGGAGGAGCTCGTCAAGGATGGCGATGAGATGGAATGGAAGGAAACGGCGAG GTGGATCAAGTTCGAGGAAGACGTCGAGGAGGGTGGGAATAGGTGGAGCAAACCCCACGTAGCCACGCTGTCGCTGCACTCGCTCTTCGAGCTGAGGAGTCTTCTCTTAAATGGGACCGTCATGCTCGACATGGAGGCGGCTAGTTTGGAGCAGATTGCTGATCTAGTTCTCGACAACATGGTCAACAAGGAAGTGCTGCCGGTCGAGTTGCGGGAGAAG GTGAGGGAAGCCCTCCTCGTCCGACATCGGCATCAGCACGAGAGACGCAAAGACAATAACATGTCAAAGTTGCCGATCATACGATCGTTAGCTGAGATCGGCCGCAATCATTCCTCGTCAAAGA ATTGCGACTGTTCATGTGGTATGCATGCCTTGTTGACGTCAGATTTGCAGGAGCGCCGCGAGCCCAGGGACGCCTACGTGCCCTCCGTCGCTCGCAGCAGCAGCTGCCCAAACTCGAACACGGCTCCGCTGTCGAAAGAGGCGAAAGACCTCAAAGGGCCGTACCTTCTGGTTCCAG ACGAATTCGGCATACCCCACGTGGTGGGATTCACGACGTGGTTCGCGATGTGTCCGCTAAAAG TGGAGGAATCGAATTCCGCCCCGGCGATCGCCGGCGCAACAAGTCAGGGTAGTGCAGCAACGCTGAACACTGGCCGCTTCCTTGCGATACCCGGCATTCCCG GCCAAGAACCGGGCAGCAACGGCATAGACCGGAGTCCCAGCAGCGTGTCCATCAGCAGGAATCACAGCTCCTCTGCGTTGGAGAACGGAGACGCTAATCACAGG GGTAATACACACTTTATGAGGAAGATACCACCAGGCGCCGAGGCAAGCAACATACTTGTAGGTGAAGTCGATTTCCTCGACAAGACCCTGTCTGTCTTCATCCGACTGAGCCAGGCCGGGATAATGGGCGATCTGACGGAAGTTCCTGTGCCAACGAGATTTATCTTCGTCCTTCTGGGACCCACG GGTGGAATCTCGGGTTTCCATGAAATTGGCCGCGCCATGGCGACTCTGATGTCCGATGAGGTCTTTCATGACGTAGCATACAAGGCGAAAAACAGGACTCACCTCTTAGCCGGCATCGACGAGTTCCTGGACGCAGTGACAGTTTTGCCACCCGGTGAATGGGATCCAGCCATCAGAATAGAACCGCCGGCCGCTATACCATCGCAG GAAGTTCGGAAGAGGCCGAAGGAGGAAAAGCCCAAGGAAGAGTTTGACGAAGAAGCAGACGAGGAGAAGCTGAGGAAGGAGTCTGGTCTCGAGAGATCCGGCAAGCTGTTCGGTGGACTGATCAACGACGTAAAGAGGAAAGCTCCGTTCTACTTCTCTGACTTCAAAGACGCCCTGGCCCTCCAGTGCGTGGCATCTTTCATCTTCCTGTACTTCGCTTGCCTGTCGCCCATCATCACGTTCGGCGGCCTCCTCAGTGAGGCGACTGGCAAAAACATGGCTGCTATGGAATCGTTGGTTTCCGGCTTTGTCTGTGGCATCGGGTACGGCTTCTTCTCCGGCCAGCCGCTGACTATACTCGGCTCCACCGGTCCGGTTTTGGTCTTTGAGACGATCGTCTATGAATTCTGCAA GAAATCCGAATGGCATTACATGTCCTTCCGCTTCTGGATTGGCATGTGGATCACCGTGATCCTGTTAATTCTCGTGGCTTTCGACGCAAGCGCCTGCGTCTGCTACATCACTCGATTCACGGAGGAGAACTTTGCCACCCTTATCGCCTTCATCTTTATTTACAAG GCCATCGAAAATGTGCTATCGATCGGCAAGAAATATCCTGTGGACACTCATTCCAACGAAATGTTGAGCTACAATTGCTGGTGTAAACCGCCCAACATCACTCTGCCATCCAGTTATGATCACGTGAACTGGACGTCGTTGGACAAGACTACTTGCGAG AATCACAACGGCACGATGATGGGTGACGGCTGCAGCGTGACGCAGTATGTGCCCAATGTGTTCCTCATGTCAATTATCCTATTCATGGGCACGTTCCTGCTGTCGGTACAACTCAAGAATTTCAAGAACGCTTTGTTCTTCCCTTCGAAG GTGAGGCAAGTGGTGAGCGACTTCGCAGTGATAATCGCGATATTCTCTATGAGCTTAATGGACCACTTCGTGGGCATTCCGACGCCGAAGCTGGAGGTGCCATCGGAATTCAAGCCGACACTGGAGGGACGAGGATGGATAATTTGGCCTTTTCAGTATAATCCATGGTGGAGTGCCATCGCCGCCATTGCCCCCGCTTTATTGGGCACTATATTGATCTTCATGGATCAGCAGATCACGGCGGTCATTGTTAACAGGAAGGAGAACAAATTAAAG AAAGGATGCGGCTATCACCTGGACCTCTTCATCCTGGCGATCCTGATCATGATATGCTCTGTGATGGGACTTCCGTGGTTCGTCGCGGCAACCGTCCTCTCGATAAACCATGTGAATTCGCTGAAACTGGAATCCGAATGTGCCGCGCCGGGCGAGAAGCCACAGTTCTTAGGCGTTCGCGAGCAGAGGGTTACTCACATCCTGATTTTCTTAATGATCGGATGCTCGGTATTGTTGACGCCGATGCTGAGAAACATACCGATGCCGGTTCTGTTCGGTGTCTTCCTTTACATGGGCGTCGCGTCGCTCAAGGGCCTCCAATTCTTCGACAGAATCCTCATTATGCTGATGCCCGTCAAGTATCAGCCGGATTACATGTTCCTCCGTCAG GTGCCGCTAAAGCGTGTACACGTATTCACTGTGATTCAACTAGCATGTCTCACCTGTCTGTGGCTAATAAAGTCCTTCAGCCAAACTTCTATCCTGTTTCCCTTGATG CTCGTCGTGATGATCGGCATACGCAAACTCCTGGACTTTGTGTTCACTCAACGCGAGCTGAAGATCCTCGACGACATAATGCCGGAAACGAGCAAGAAGCACGCCGACGATCTCCTCAAGCTGGAAAACGGCGAG
- the LOC105283397 gene encoding electrogenic sodium bicarbonate cotransporter 1 isoform X2, protein MQPRAGSGGAHAGGTGDDEAPKDPGARITHQSYTEKDYEGHRAHTVYVGVHLPGERRHRRHHKHHHSQRQSYPGGKEDADNDRPRQLLMARRGRLASICDPAGEMIFTPPAQRVQFILGEEVGDDAHESHPLFSEMEELVKDGDEMEWKETARWIKFEEDVEEGGNRWSKPHVATLSLHSLFELRSLLLNGTVMLDMEAASLEQIADLVLDNMVNKEVLPVELREKVREALLVRHRHQHERRKDNNMSKLPIIRSLAEIGRNHSSSKNCDCSCGMHALLTSDLQERREPRDAYVPSVARSSSCPNSNTAPLSKEAKDLKGPYLLVPDEFGIPHVVGFTTWFAMCPLKVEESNSAPAIAGATSQGSAATLNTGRFLAIPGIPGQEPGSNGIDRSPSSVSISRNHSSSALENGDANHRGNTHFMRKIPPGAEASNILVGEVDFLDKTLSVFIRLSQAGIMGDLTEVPVPTRFIFVLLGPTGGISGFHEIGRAMATLMSDEVFHDVAYKAKNRTHLLAGIDEFLDAVTVLPPGEWDPAIRIEPPAAIPSQEVRKRPKEEKPKEEFDEEADEEKLRKESGLERSGKLFGGLINDVKRKAPFYFSDFKDALALQCVASFIFLYFACLSPIITFGGLLSEATGKNMAAMESLVSGFVCGIGYGFFSGQPLTILGSTGPVLVFETIVYEFCKKSEWHYMSFRFWIGMWITVILLILVAFDASACVCYITRFTEENFATLIAFIFIYKAIENVLSIGKKYPVDTHSNEMLSYNCWCKPPNITLPSSYDHVNWTSLDKTTCENHNGTMMGDGCSVTQYVPNVFLMSIILFMGTFLLSVQLKNFKNALFFPSKVRQVVSDFAVIIAIFSMSLMDHFVGIPTPKLEVPSEFKPTLEGRGWIIWPFQYNPWWSAIAAIAPALLGTILIFMDQQITAVIVNRKENKLKKGCGYHLDLFILAILIMICSVMGLPWFVAATVLSINHVNSLKLESECAAPGEKPQFLGVREQRVTHILIFLMIGCSVLLTPMLRNIPMPVLFGVFLYMGVASLKGLQFFDRILIMLMPVKYQPDYMFLRQVPLKRVHVFTVIQLACLTCLWLIKSFSQTSILFPLMLVVMIGIRKLLDFVFTQRELKILDDIMPETSKKHADDLLKLENGEEHTDTTGYGPPENIQISLANGNIMKIPLASINISEEVNKTGIWQQVNEGNEKSKQSKSLINVGKQKKHPKKDNSIADETTRLTTMTEEDEDDSGISIKVDLIRSKESISPLKANGTTSAETSV, encoded by the exons ATGCAGCCGAGGGCTGGCAGCGGAGGGGCCCACGCGGGTGGGACAGGTGACGATGAGGCCCCGAAGGACCCGGGTGCAAGGATCACTCATCAGTCCTATACGGAGAAGGATTATGAGG GTCACAGGGCGCACACGGTATACGTGGGCGTGCACTTGCCGGGAGAGAGGAGACACCGTCGCCACCATAAGCACCATCATTCACAACGGCAGTCGTATCCCGGCGGTAAGGAGGATGCTGACAACGACAGACCGA GGCAGTTGTTGATGGCGCGCAGGGGTCGTCTCGCTAGCATCTGCGACCCCGCCGGCGAGATGATAT TCACTCCACCAGCCCAGAGGGTGCAGTTCATCCTCGGCGAGGAAGTCGGCGATGACGCCCACGAGTCGCATCCGCTCTTCTCGGAGATGGAGGAGCTCGTCAAGGATGGCGATGAGATGGAATGGAAGGAAACGGCGAG GTGGATCAAGTTCGAGGAAGACGTCGAGGAGGGTGGGAATAGGTGGAGCAAACCCCACGTAGCCACGCTGTCGCTGCACTCGCTCTTCGAGCTGAGGAGTCTTCTCTTAAATGGGACCGTCATGCTCGACATGGAGGCGGCTAGTTTGGAGCAGATTGCTGATCTAGTTCTCGACAACATGGTCAACAAGGAAGTGCTGCCGGTCGAGTTGCGGGAGAAG GTGAGGGAAGCCCTCCTCGTCCGACATCGGCATCAGCACGAGAGACGCAAAGACAATAACATGTCAAAGTTGCCGATCATACGATCGTTAGCTGAGATCGGCCGCAATCATTCCTCGTCAAAGA ATTGCGACTGTTCATGTGGTATGCATGCCTTGTTGACGTCAGATTTGCAGGAGCGCCGCGAGCCCAGGGACGCCTACGTGCCCTCCGTCGCTCGCAGCAGCAGCTGCCCAAACTCGAACACGGCTCCGCTGTCGAAAGAGGCGAAAGACCTCAAAGGGCCGTACCTTCTGGTTCCAG ACGAATTCGGCATACCCCACGTGGTGGGATTCACGACGTGGTTCGCGATGTGTCCGCTAAAAG TGGAGGAATCGAATTCCGCCCCGGCGATCGCCGGCGCAACAAGTCAGGGTAGTGCAGCAACGCTGAACACTGGCCGCTTCCTTGCGATACCCGGCATTCCCG GCCAAGAACCGGGCAGCAACGGCATAGACCGGAGTCCCAGCAGCGTGTCCATCAGCAGGAATCACAGCTCCTCTGCGTTGGAGAACGGAGACGCTAATCACAGG GGTAATACACACTTTATGAGGAAGATACCACCAGGCGCCGAGGCAAGCAACATACTTGTAGGTGAAGTCGATTTCCTCGACAAGACCCTGTCTGTCTTCATCCGACTGAGCCAGGCCGGGATAATGGGCGATCTGACGGAAGTTCCTGTGCCAACGAGATTTATCTTCGTCCTTCTGGGACCCACG GGTGGAATCTCGGGTTTCCATGAAATTGGCCGCGCCATGGCGACTCTGATGTCCGATGAGGTCTTTCATGACGTAGCATACAAGGCGAAAAACAGGACTCACCTCTTAGCCGGCATCGACGAGTTCCTGGACGCAGTGACAGTTTTGCCACCCGGTGAATGGGATCCAGCCATCAGAATAGAACCGCCGGCCGCTATACCATCGCAG GAAGTTCGGAAGAGGCCGAAGGAGGAAAAGCCCAAGGAAGAGTTTGACGAAGAAGCAGACGAGGAGAAGCTGAGGAAGGAGTCTGGTCTCGAGAGATCCGGCAAGCTGTTCGGTGGACTGATCAACGACGTAAAGAGGAAAGCTCCGTTCTACTTCTCTGACTTCAAAGACGCCCTGGCCCTCCAGTGCGTGGCATCTTTCATCTTCCTGTACTTCGCTTGCCTGTCGCCCATCATCACGTTCGGCGGCCTCCTCAGTGAGGCGACTGGCAAAAACATGGCTGCTATGGAATCGTTGGTTTCCGGCTTTGTCTGTGGCATCGGGTACGGCTTCTTCTCCGGCCAGCCGCTGACTATACTCGGCTCCACCGGTCCGGTTTTGGTCTTTGAGACGATCGTCTATGAATTCTGCAA GAAATCCGAATGGCATTACATGTCCTTCCGCTTCTGGATTGGCATGTGGATCACCGTGATCCTGTTAATTCTCGTGGCTTTCGACGCAAGCGCCTGCGTCTGCTACATCACTCGATTCACGGAGGAGAACTTTGCCACCCTTATCGCCTTCATCTTTATTTACAAG GCCATCGAAAATGTGCTATCGATCGGCAAGAAATATCCTGTGGACACTCATTCCAACGAAATGTTGAGCTACAATTGCTGGTGTAAACCGCCCAACATCACTCTGCCATCCAGTTATGATCACGTGAACTGGACGTCGTTGGACAAGACTACTTGCGAG AATCACAACGGCACGATGATGGGTGACGGCTGCAGCGTGACGCAGTATGTGCCCAATGTGTTCCTCATGTCAATTATCCTATTCATGGGCACGTTCCTGCTGTCGGTACAACTCAAGAATTTCAAGAACGCTTTGTTCTTCCCTTCGAAG GTGAGGCAAGTGGTGAGCGACTTCGCAGTGATAATCGCGATATTCTCTATGAGCTTAATGGACCACTTCGTGGGCATTCCGACGCCGAAGCTGGAGGTGCCATCGGAATTCAAGCCGACACTGGAGGGACGAGGATGGATAATTTGGCCTTTTCAGTATAATCCATGGTGGAGTGCCATCGCCGCCATTGCCCCCGCTTTATTGGGCACTATATTGATCTTCATGGATCAGCAGATCACGGCGGTCATTGTTAACAGGAAGGAGAACAAATTAAAG AAAGGATGCGGCTATCACCTGGACCTCTTCATCCTGGCGATCCTGATCATGATATGCTCTGTGATGGGACTTCCGTGGTTCGTCGCGGCAACCGTCCTCTCGATAAACCATGTGAATTCGCTGAAACTGGAATCCGAATGTGCCGCGCCGGGCGAGAAGCCACAGTTCTTAGGCGTTCGCGAGCAGAGGGTTACTCACATCCTGATTTTCTTAATGATCGGATGCTCGGTATTGTTGACGCCGATGCTGAGAAACATACCGATGCCGGTTCTGTTCGGTGTCTTCCTTTACATGGGCGTCGCGTCGCTCAAGGGCCTCCAATTCTTCGACAGAATCCTCATTATGCTGATGCCCGTCAAGTATCAGCCGGATTACATGTTCCTCCGTCAG GTGCCGCTAAAGCGTGTACACGTATTCACTGTGATTCAACTAGCATGTCTCACCTGTCTGTGGCTAATAAAGTCCTTCAGCCAAACTTCTATCCTGTTTCCCTTGATG CTCGTCGTGATGATCGGCATACGCAAACTCCTGGACTTTGTGTTCACTCAACGCGAGCTGAAGATCCTCGACGACATAATGCCGGAAACGAGCAAGAAGCACGCCGACGATCTCCTCAAGCTGGAAAACGGCGAG